From Granulicella cerasi, a single genomic window includes:
- the rpsT gene encoding 30S ribosomal protein S20: MANHVSSLKRARQTEKKTAVNRANKSKLRGTLRLIREAITAGNKEAIVAQYRVTVSILDKSVQKGVLHKNTASRYKSRLNARVKAAVVKA, translated from the coding sequence CGCGCTCGTCAAACCGAGAAGAAGACCGCCGTTAACCGCGCCAACAAGTCCAAGCTCCGTGGCACGCTCCGCCTCATCCGCGAAGCAATCACCGCTGGCAACAAGGAAGCCATCGTGGCTCAGTACCGCGTTACCGTGTCGATCCTCGACAAGAGCGTGCAGAAGGGTGTCCTGCACAAGAACACCGCAAGCCGCTACAAGAGCCGCCTGAACGCACGCGTCAAGGCTGCTGTCGTCAAGGCATAA
- a CDS encoding M13 family metallopeptidase — translation MRLKFSVLASTAALLLSPLALQAQAPSTAAPTEIPKPSPLFDAAAMDRTADPCTDFYKFSCGNFAKLHPIPNDQASVDQFYLLFNVNTARLNAILSDLSKPGTRRTAMEQKVGDDYAACMDTTRIEQLDLKPIEPLLGEIDRVSLSGLTYLAGELQRIGVNAFFSFGELQDFKDSTKQIAFIDQGGLGLPERDYYTRTGDADKKLRDQYVEHITKMLSFIGYPPQRALFEAKNILAFETKLAEAQMTVTERRDPMKIYHPETLAQFNELVRVPFAPFFEAIHAPKFDTLNNANPDYFPKLVAAIHSTPIDTLRAYLRYQLVTTYAHDLPQRIDAENFRFYGTVLNGQPVQRARWKRCSNMVDGSLGEALGEAYVDRYFAGDSKAKVLAMVHDIETSMDRDINTLDWMSPETKVKAKAKLNLITNKIGYPDKWRDYSKLEISPSDAFGNDRRAKAFENDRVLDKIGQPVDRGEWSMTPPTVNAYYDPSMNNINFPAGILQPAFYDASSNDLAANYGHMGAVIGHELTHGFDDQGAQFDGQGNLKDWWSADDKKKFEERTGCLATEYGGFTAVDDVKVNGKLTLGENTADNGGATLAFMAYLDAAKAAGVDVNAKVDGFNGPQRYWIAFAQNWCENSRPETIRQQVQTDPHSPSHFRANGVVVNQQEFRKAFGCKAGTPMAPADACRVW, via the coding sequence TTGCGCCTCAAATTTAGTGTTCTCGCCAGTACCGCGGCCCTGCTGCTTTCACCTCTCGCGCTCCAGGCGCAGGCTCCCAGCACCGCCGCACCCACCGAGATCCCCAAGCCCTCTCCGCTTTTCGACGCCGCCGCGATGGACCGCACCGCCGATCCCTGCACCGACTTCTACAAGTTCTCCTGCGGCAACTTCGCCAAGCTTCATCCGATCCCTAACGACCAGGCCTCGGTCGATCAGTTCTATCTGCTCTTCAACGTGAACACCGCGCGCCTGAACGCCATCCTCAGCGACCTCAGCAAGCCCGGCACCAGGCGCACCGCCATGGAGCAGAAGGTCGGCGATGATTACGCCGCATGTATGGACACCACGCGCATCGAACAGCTTGACCTGAAGCCGATCGAACCGCTGCTCGGCGAGATCGACCGCGTCTCGCTTTCGGGCCTCACCTATCTCGCCGGCGAGTTGCAGCGCATCGGTGTCAACGCCTTCTTCAGCTTCGGCGAGTTGCAAGATTTCAAGGACTCGACCAAGCAGATCGCGTTCATCGATCAGGGTGGGCTTGGCCTGCCCGAGCGCGACTACTACACGCGCACCGGCGACGCCGACAAGAAGCTCCGCGATCAGTACGTCGAGCACATCACCAAGATGCTCTCCTTCATCGGCTACCCGCCGCAGCGCGCTCTCTTCGAGGCGAAGAACATTCTGGCTTTCGAGACCAAGCTTGCCGAAGCACAGATGACCGTCACCGAACGCCGTGACCCGATGAAGATCTATCACCCGGAGACGCTCGCGCAGTTCAACGAGCTGGTACGGGTGCCCTTCGCGCCGTTCTTCGAGGCCATCCATGCTCCGAAGTTCGACACGCTCAACAACGCGAACCCCGATTACTTCCCGAAGCTCGTCGCAGCTATTCACTCCACGCCTATCGATACCCTGCGGGCTTATCTGCGCTATCAGCTCGTCACCACCTACGCGCATGATCTTCCGCAACGCATTGATGCCGAAAACTTCCGCTTCTACGGTACGGTGCTGAACGGTCAGCCTGTGCAGCGCGCGCGCTGGAAGCGCTGCTCGAACATGGTCGACGGCTCGCTCGGCGAAGCTCTCGGTGAAGCCTACGTGGACCGCTACTTCGCTGGCGACTCCAAGGCCAAGGTGCTCGCGATGGTGCATGACATCGAGACCTCGATGGACCGCGACATCAACACCCTCGACTGGATGAGCCCGGAGACGAAGGTCAAAGCCAAGGCCAAGCTCAACCTCATCACCAACAAGATCGGCTACCCCGACAAGTGGCGCGACTACTCGAAGCTCGAGATCTCGCCGTCGGACGCGTTCGGCAACGATCGCCGCGCCAAGGCGTTTGAGAACGATCGCGTGCTGGACAAGATCGGCCAGCCCGTCGATCGCGGCGAGTGGAGCATGACGCCGCCGACCGTCAACGCTTACTACGATCCGTCGATGAACAACATCAACTTCCCCGCCGGCATCCTGCAGCCTGCGTTCTACGACGCAAGCTCGAATGATCTCGCCGCAAACTACGGCCACATGGGCGCGGTCATCGGCCACGAACTCACGCATGGCTTCGATGATCAGGGCGCGCAGTTCGACGGCCAGGGCAACCTCAAGGACTGGTGGAGCGCCGATGACAAGAAGAAGTTTGAGGAGCGCACCGGCTGCCTCGCCACCGAATATGGCGGCTTCACCGCCGTGGACGATGTGAAGGTCAACGGCAAGCTGACGCTTGGCGAAAACACCGCGGACAATGGCGGTGCGACGCTCGCTTTCATGGCTTACCTCGACGCCGCCAAGGCGGCGGGCGTGGACGTGAACGCTAAGGTCGACGGCTTCAACGGCCCGCAGCGTTACTGGATCGCCTTCGCCCAGAACTGGTGCGAGAACTCACGCCCCGAGACGATCCGCCAGCAGGTGCAGACCGATCCGCATTCTCCCAGCCACTTCCGCGCCAACGGCGTCGTCGTGAACCAGCAGGAGTTCCGCAAGGCCTTCGGCTGCAAGGCCGGCACGCCCATGGCTCCGGCCGACGCCTGCCGCGTCTGGTAG